The following proteins are encoded in a genomic region of Corythoichthys intestinalis isolate RoL2023-P3 chromosome 5, ASM3026506v1, whole genome shotgun sequence:
- the LOC130916498 gene encoding protein mono-ADP-ribosyltransferase PARP6-like isoform X1 has translation MKEAEWHQGTESEEVFDSDEEEMTLDSCFIEPSCHPQLDRDVETVRSLYSCHSVTIGEYQSIDQVDVDLNINANILDGEVAKAWGVNPAEPIVVRLHFSLSQYLSGPEPTVEVFQPSNQQHFNLGKQLQNVLAVFISREWNHLTNANVTVRPKRRHSWFRPGGTMKKFRARLSIWLPLPKSNSLQDRSLRGRIVLPAMKLNHFASHTTSYNIKNPSGELFTYTPSGKRVMVSGVKSSAQLSTKQLIDLLFFSQAIGHCKTTPTLQHGFLVQVMRYAEQRIPTLNEYCVICDERHVLQNGPLLKPAVCTRELCVFSFHAMGTMSGATEEVATGAEVVDLLVTMCRAALQSSRKSIVFEPYPSVVDPLNPKMLAFSPKRKSYERLEKALDAVLLVRKMTQGSYSEIKKQMDQIDLLAIPLLQWILSSNRSHIVKLPANRHLPFMHTPHQFLLISSPPTKEARFQTARELYGSTFAFHGSHVENWHSILRNGLVNASNTKFQMHGAAYGKGIYLSPVSSISFGYSDMGKGQHHIPTKEDLLKKHNRMNIIQQDLPGRFLQSRNLNCVALCEVITSKDLKKHGNIWVCPVSDHVCTRFLFVYENGCVGDVHINTQEEEIQNQILEVIANKPR, from the exons GAAGCTGAGTGGCATCAGGGGACTGAAAGCGAGGAAGTCTTTGACTCAGATGAAGAAGAGATGACATTG GACAGCTGTTTCATAGAGCCGAGCTGCCACCCCCAATTGGACCGTGACGTTGAGACAGTCAGGAGCCTATATTCTTGTCATTCAGTCACCATTGG GGAGTACCAATCAATTGATCAGGTTGATGTTGATCTGAACATTAATGCAAACATTTTGGAT GGGGAGGTGGCAAAGGCCTGGGGCGTAAACCCAGCGGAGCCCATCGTTGTCCGCCTTCACTTTTCTTTGTCTCAGTATCTGAGTGGACCTG AACCAACAGTCGAAGTATTTCAGCCATCTAATCAACAACATTTTAATCTTGGAAAACAACTGcaaaa TGTCTTAGCAGTCTTCATATCCCGAGAGTGGAACCATTTGACAAATGCGAACGTGACTGTGAGACCGAAGAGAAGGCACAGCTGGTTCAGGCCTGGTGGAACCATGAAGAAATTCCGCGCAAGACTCAGCATCTGGCTGCCACTGCCAAA ATCCAACTCTCTCCAAGACCGGAGCCTGAGAGGAAGGATTGTTTTGCCCGCCATGAAATTGAATCATTTCGCCAGTCACACAACATCTTACAACATCAAGAATCCATCCGGGGAACTGTTCACTTACACGCCAAGTGGAAAG AGGGTGATGGTGTCAGGAGTCAAGTCATCAGCTCAGCTCAGCACCAAGCAGCTGATAGACCTATTGTTCTTCTCTCAGGCCATAGGGCACTGTAAGACCACCCCAACTCTGCAACACGGCTTCTTGGTGCAG GTTATGAGATACGCAGAACAGAGAATACCCACGTTGAATGAGTACTGCGTGATTTGTGACGAGCGACACGTTCTCCAGAATGGCCCTTTGTTAAAG CCTGCCGTTTGCACCCGCGAACTGTGTGTCTTTTCCTTTCACGCCATGGGGACCATGTCAGGGGCCACAGAAGAGGTCGCCACCGGTGCAGAG GTGGTTGACTTGCTGGTGACAATGTGCAGGGCGGCTCTGCAGTCATCTCGCAAAAGCATCGTCTTTGAGCCTTACCCGTCTGTCGTTGATCCACTGAATCCCAAAATGCTAGCCTTTAGTCCCAAG AGAAAGAGCTATGAGAGGCTAGAAAAAGCCCTGGATGCTGTCCTGCTGGTTAGGAAGATGACACAG GGTTCATATTCTGAAATCAAGAAGCAAATGGACCAGATAGATCTTCTTGCTATTCCTTTACTGCAATG GATTTTATCCAGCAACAGATCTCACATTGTCAAGCTTCCAGCAAACAGG CATCTGCCATTTATGCACACGCCCCACCAGTTCCTGCTCATCAGCAGCCCTCCAACCAAAGAGGCTCGTTTTCAAACTGCACGCGAACTCTACGGAAGCACCTTTGCTTTCCA TGGTTCCCAcgttgaaaactggcattcaattTTAAGAAATGGACTTGTCAATGCCTCTAATACAAAATTCCAG ATGCATGGAGCTGCATATGGTAAAGGGATCTACTTAAGCCCTGTTTCAAGCATATCATTCGGATATTCTG atATGGGCAAAGGACAACACCATATACCCACCAAAGAAGACCTCCTGAAAAAACACAATCGAATGAACATAATCCAACAA GATCTCCCTGGCAGGTTTCTTCAAAGCAGGAATCTAAATTGTGTTGCACTTTGTGAGG TCATAACATCGAAGGACCTTAAAAAACATGGGAACATCTGGGTGTGTCCTGTGTCCGACCACGTGTGCACACGTTTCCTCTTTGT GTACGAAAACGGTTGTGTGGGAGATGTCCACATCAACACCCAGGAAGAAGAAATTCAGAACCAAATTTTAGAGGTCATTGCAAACAAGCCCCGCTGA
- the LOC130916498 gene encoding protein mono-ADP-ribosyltransferase PARP6-like isoform X2, whose translation MEAEWHQGTESEEVFDSDEEEMTLDSCFIEPSCHPQLDRDVETVRSLYSCHSVTIGEYQSIDQVDVDLNINANILDGEVAKAWGVNPAEPIVVRLHFSLSQYLSGPEPTVEVFQPSNQQHFNLGKQLQNVLAVFISREWNHLTNANVTVRPKRRHSWFRPGGTMKKFRARLSIWLPLPKSNSLQDRSLRGRIVLPAMKLNHFASHTTSYNIKNPSGELFTYTPSGKRVMVSGVKSSAQLSTKQLIDLLFFSQAIGHCKTTPTLQHGFLVQVMRYAEQRIPTLNEYCVICDERHVLQNGPLLKPAVCTRELCVFSFHAMGTMSGATEEVATGAEVVDLLVTMCRAALQSSRKSIVFEPYPSVVDPLNPKMLAFSPKRKSYERLEKALDAVLLVRKMTQGSYSEIKKQMDQIDLLAIPLLQWILSSNRSHIVKLPANRHLPFMHTPHQFLLISSPPTKEARFQTARELYGSTFAFHGSHVENWHSILRNGLVNASNTKFQMHGAAYGKGIYLSPVSSISFGYSDMGKGQHHIPTKEDLLKKHNRMNIIQQDLPGRFLQSRNLNCVALCEVITSKDLKKHGNIWVCPVSDHVCTRFLFVYENGCVGDVHINTQEEEIQNQILEVIANKPR comes from the exons GAAGCTGAGTGGCATCAGGGGACTGAAAGCGAGGAAGTCTTTGACTCAGATGAAGAAGAGATGACATTG GACAGCTGTTTCATAGAGCCGAGCTGCCACCCCCAATTGGACCGTGACGTTGAGACAGTCAGGAGCCTATATTCTTGTCATTCAGTCACCATTGG GGAGTACCAATCAATTGATCAGGTTGATGTTGATCTGAACATTAATGCAAACATTTTGGAT GGGGAGGTGGCAAAGGCCTGGGGCGTAAACCCAGCGGAGCCCATCGTTGTCCGCCTTCACTTTTCTTTGTCTCAGTATCTGAGTGGACCTG AACCAACAGTCGAAGTATTTCAGCCATCTAATCAACAACATTTTAATCTTGGAAAACAACTGcaaaa TGTCTTAGCAGTCTTCATATCCCGAGAGTGGAACCATTTGACAAATGCGAACGTGACTGTGAGACCGAAGAGAAGGCACAGCTGGTTCAGGCCTGGTGGAACCATGAAGAAATTCCGCGCAAGACTCAGCATCTGGCTGCCACTGCCAAA ATCCAACTCTCTCCAAGACCGGAGCCTGAGAGGAAGGATTGTTTTGCCCGCCATGAAATTGAATCATTTCGCCAGTCACACAACATCTTACAACATCAAGAATCCATCCGGGGAACTGTTCACTTACACGCCAAGTGGAAAG AGGGTGATGGTGTCAGGAGTCAAGTCATCAGCTCAGCTCAGCACCAAGCAGCTGATAGACCTATTGTTCTTCTCTCAGGCCATAGGGCACTGTAAGACCACCCCAACTCTGCAACACGGCTTCTTGGTGCAG GTTATGAGATACGCAGAACAGAGAATACCCACGTTGAATGAGTACTGCGTGATTTGTGACGAGCGACACGTTCTCCAGAATGGCCCTTTGTTAAAG CCTGCCGTTTGCACCCGCGAACTGTGTGTCTTTTCCTTTCACGCCATGGGGACCATGTCAGGGGCCACAGAAGAGGTCGCCACCGGTGCAGAG GTGGTTGACTTGCTGGTGACAATGTGCAGGGCGGCTCTGCAGTCATCTCGCAAAAGCATCGTCTTTGAGCCTTACCCGTCTGTCGTTGATCCACTGAATCCCAAAATGCTAGCCTTTAGTCCCAAG AGAAAGAGCTATGAGAGGCTAGAAAAAGCCCTGGATGCTGTCCTGCTGGTTAGGAAGATGACACAG GGTTCATATTCTGAAATCAAGAAGCAAATGGACCAGATAGATCTTCTTGCTATTCCTTTACTGCAATG GATTTTATCCAGCAACAGATCTCACATTGTCAAGCTTCCAGCAAACAGG CATCTGCCATTTATGCACACGCCCCACCAGTTCCTGCTCATCAGCAGCCCTCCAACCAAAGAGGCTCGTTTTCAAACTGCACGCGAACTCTACGGAAGCACCTTTGCTTTCCA TGGTTCCCAcgttgaaaactggcattcaattTTAAGAAATGGACTTGTCAATGCCTCTAATACAAAATTCCAG ATGCATGGAGCTGCATATGGTAAAGGGATCTACTTAAGCCCTGTTTCAAGCATATCATTCGGATATTCTG atATGGGCAAAGGACAACACCATATACCCACCAAAGAAGACCTCCTGAAAAAACACAATCGAATGAACATAATCCAACAA GATCTCCCTGGCAGGTTTCTTCAAAGCAGGAATCTAAATTGTGTTGCACTTTGTGAGG TCATAACATCGAAGGACCTTAAAAAACATGGGAACATCTGGGTGTGTCCTGTGTCCGACCACGTGTGCACACGTTTCCTCTTTGT GTACGAAAACGGTTGTGTGGGAGATGTCCACATCAACACCCAGGAAGAAGAAATTCAGAACCAAATTTTAGAGGTCATTGCAAACAAGCCCCGCTGA